A window of the Lolium perenne isolate Kyuss_39 chromosome 7, Kyuss_2.0, whole genome shotgun sequence genome harbors these coding sequences:
- the LOC127312875 gene encoding uncharacterized protein has protein sequence MAAARPAFTGNLKKALAGLRRIDLEGLRWRVFDAKGQVLGRLASQIAVVLQGKDKPTYTPHVENGDMCIVLNAKDISATGRKMTDKVYYWHTGYIGHLKERTLKNQMEKDPTEVIRKAVMRMLPRNRLRDERDRKLRIFSGTEHPFHDRPLEPFVMPPRKVREMRPQARRALIRAQKKLEQADRGVAKDECDAKRASERQGPGVATSESI, from the exons AAAGCACTTGCTGGTTTGAGAAGAATTGATTTAGAGGGCTTGCGATGGCGTGTTTTCGATGCAAAAGGGCAG GTGCTCGGACGTCTGGCATCCCAAATAGCTGTTGTGCTCCAAGGCAAGGACAAGCCCACTTATACACCACATGTGGAAAACGGGGACATGTGCATCGTGCTTAATGCTAAAGATATCAGCGCCACAGGAAGAAAAATGACTGATAAGGTCTACTACTGGCACACAGG CTATATCGGACATCTGAAAGAAAGAACGCTCAAGAACCAGATGGAAAAAGATCCAACGGAAGTGATTCGCAAAGCAGTCATGCGCATGCTTCCCCGCAATAGACTGCGCGAT GAGAGGGATCGCAAACTGAGGATTTTCTCTGGAACCGAGCATCCATTCCATGATCGCCCGCTTGAACCTTTCGTCATGCCACCACGCAAAGTACGTGAGATGCGTCCACAGGCAAGGCGCGCACTGATAAGAGCCCAGAAGAAGTTAGAGCAGGCAGACAGAGGAGTAGCGAAAGATGAATGTGATGCTAAGCGTGCGAGCGAAAGGCAAGGTCCCGGAGTAGCTACCTCCGAATCTATCTGA
- the LOC127316791 gene encoding uncharacterized protein encodes MVVKQIQRELDDMLTRDPVMQRAVLPEDSLFADRYLSSLSAIAEVELSNNFQVTTGDHAGGVAIFMELHYPKIVLETCSLELQLKSLKGEGGFCTTPRWQVDDGPRDGAGPGSMAIEVARGAWQEHAKLFSCSSGRSCLCLSKSTS; translated from the exons AtggtggtgaagcagatccaaCGGGAGCTCGACGACATGCTCACCCGCGACCCTGTCATGCAGCGCGCCGTCCTCCCCGAGGACTCCCTCTTCGCCGACCGCTACCTCTCCTCCCTCAGCGCCATCGCCGAGGTGGAGCTCTCCAACAACTTCCAG GTTACAACTGGAGATCATGCTGGTGGAGTTGCAATCTTTATGGAGTTGCACTATCCTAAAATAGTACTGGAAACTTGTAGCCTGGAGTTGCAATTGAAGAGCTTAAAGGGAGAAGGTGGATTTTGCACCACACCACGGTGGCAAGTTGATGACGGGCCACGAGATGGTGCTGGTCCTGGCTCAATGGCGATAGAGGTGGCAAGAGGTGCCTGGCAGGAACACGCCAAGTTGTTTTCTTGTTCATCTGGCAGATCTTGCCTCTGTCTTTCCAAGAGCACTAGTTGA